AAAAATAACCTTATCACCAATCTGAGCTTCATTTTTATCGTCATGAACTTTGTATTTTTTGCTCGTCATATATCTTTTGTTATACTTTGGATGAATTTTCGAACGGTTAACCTTAACAACGATGGTTTTTTCCATTTTATCAGAAACGACTTCACCGGTAAATTTACGATAAATTTTATCTTGTTGTTCGGTCATAAAATTATTTTTTTTTATTAGATTGATTATTAATTAATGTTAAAATCTGTGCGACCATTGTTTTATTTTTACGAATCTCCCTGACATGTTTTAACTGACCAGTTGTCGCCTGAATTTCCAAATCTAAAATCTTATTTCTTGATTCTTTTAATAAAATTTCTAATTCCTGTGGGGTTTTATTTTTTAATTCTTTAAATTTCATAATTAATTTTTAATCACAAATTTAGTTTTAACTGGAAATTTATGTCCAGCTAAACGTAAAGCTTCACGAGCTGATTCTTCATTTACGCCGTCTAATTCCATTAAAACCGTACCAGGCTTAATCACCGCAACATAATGATCAACTGCACCCTTACCACCACCCATAGGAACTTCCGCGCTTTTAGTAGTAACTGGTTTATCTGGAAAAATTCTAATCCAAACCTTACCTTTACGCTTAATAAAACGCGTAATCGAACGACGAGCCGCTTCAATTTGACGAGCAGTAATCCATTTAGCTTCTAAGCTTTTCAAGCCATAACTACCAAAACTTACTTCAACACAACGATCAGCCTTGGTTTTGGTTCTACCTTTATGCCATTTACGATGTTTAACTTTACGTGGACTTAACATATATTTATTTAAAACTTGTTTTTAATTTAAAATTATTTTTTGGTCGGAGTAAATTTTTTAACTGGCCCTTTTTTATTAAAAAATTTTTTCCGCTGACCATCTGTTTCTTCTTTTGCCTTATCCGGTCTGGCTTCGCCTTTAAAAATTTCGCCTTTACAAATCCAAACTTTAACCCCAATCGTTCCATAAATTGTTTGAGCTCCACCCTGAGCATAATCAATATTAGCTCTTACGGTGTGTAAAGGAATTTTACCATAACTTAAGGTTTCTTGTCGAGCAATTTCAGCTCCATCTAAACGACCGCTAACGACAACTTTGACACCCTGAGCATTAGCTTTTTTAACTTGTTCAATATTTTTCTTAAGTGTTCGACGATAAGGAATTCTTTTTTCTAAATCCAAAGCAATGGTTTCCAGAATTACCCGAGCCGATAAATTTGGATCCTTAATTTCTTTAATTATTATTTCAAATTTAGTTTTTTTATTAAAATCAAAACTCTTTTTCAAGGTTTCTTTAACCTTTTCAATACCCTGGCCAGACCGACCAATAATAAAACCTGGGCGAGCCGTATAAATAATTATCTTCATTTCATCAGCTGATCTTTCAATTTGAATTTCATCAACGCTAGAACCTTTTAATTTTTTAATTAAAAATTCTCTAATTAAAACATCTTGCTTTAATTGACCAACATTTTTTTGGCTACGACAATTATAAAACCATTTCGATGCCCAATCGTTATTGTTACCTATTCTGAAAACTTTTGGATTAACTTTGTGTCCCATATATTTAAGCTGCTTTACGACGGAAAAACTTTTTAATTTTTCCTTCACTTGACTTTATTTTAGTTTGATCTAAATGCTGTTGATGACGATGTTTCCCTTGTCGAGTTACGTCAACAATTTTTTCGCTTTTATCTTGATCTAATTCAACCGGCGCACTTGTTTCTTCTTCGGTAACCGGCAGCGCTTGTCTAGATTCAACTGGTTTATTTTCGACTAACTGTGGTTTCTCTAATTTTTCAATTTTTTTCTTAATTTGAACCGAAGCAATTTTTTCGTCTAAAATTATCTCTACCTGAGCCGTTCTCTTACGAATCGGCGTGGCACGACCAAAAGCGCGTGGTCGCCAACGTTTTAAGGTTTGACCTTCGTCAACTAATATATTTTTAATATATAAATTTTCTTTTTTTAAATTAAAATTATTTTCAGCGTTGGCTATAACCGAATTTAATAATTTTAAAATCGGTAAGGCCACTTTTTTATTTAAAATACCTAACTGACCCTGAGCTTCAATCACTGGCATATTTTTAACCAAATTTGTCACTAAACGAATTTTTTTAGCTGACATTCTAAAATCTTTTAATTTAGCTGTAACTTCCATATTTTATAATTAATTAACTTTTATTGGCGGCAGCTTTATCCTGTTCTTTTTGTTTTTTACCGCCATGTTTATAAAATTTACGTGTTGGAGAAAATTCACCCAATTTATGACCCACCATAGCCTCAGTAATAAAAACTGGAAGGTGATCTTTGCCATTATGAACACCAAGATTAAAACCTACCATTTCTGGAGTAATTGTACAAGCTCTAGCCCAAGTTTTAATCAAACCCTTATCACCATTGGCCTGAGCTTTGTTAATTTTTTTCATTAATTTTGGATCAACATAAGGACCCTTTTTAAGACTACGTGACATACAAATTAGTTAGGTTAATTTTTCTTTTTAGATTTACGACGTTTTAAAATAAATTTATTGGTATTCTTTTTCTTCTTACGAGTTTTAACTCCCAAAGCTGGTTTTCCCCAAGGCGTTTTGGGATGGACTAAACCAATTGAACAACCACCTTCTCCACCACCATGCGGATGATCACACGGATTCATAGCCTTACCTCTAACCGTTGGCCTTTTACCTAAATAACGCGTTCTACCGGCTTTGCCTAATTTAATGTGGCGATGTTCTGATTTACTAATTTGACCTAAAGTTGCCAAACACATTTCAGGGACTAATCTAATTTCACTTGATGGCAATTTTAATTGCGCATGACGATTTTCACAACCCATTAAAATAGCTACCATACCGGCCGATCTAACAATTTTACCACCACGACCCGGTTCTAATTCAACATTATGAACTTCAGCACCAATCGGCATAAATTTCAATGGCATAGCATTGGCCAATTGTGGTTCAATTTTTTCTTTGGAAGATAAAACTTTATCACCACCTTTTAAACCTGCTGGTGCTAAAATATATCTTTTTTCATTATCCTCATATTTTAATAAAGCAATATAAGCTGTACGATTAGGATCATATTCAATAGTTTCAACCACCGCCGGCATGTTAAATTTATTTCTCTTAAAATCAACTTGGCGATAATAGCATCTAGTTCCGCCACCACGATGCCTAACTGTAATTTTACCACTATTATTGCGACCTGATTTCTTTTTAATGATGGAAATCAAAGATCTCTCCGGCTTATTTTTGCTAACTGCTGAGTTAACAACCACCGAAGATTGTCGACGACCTGGAGTAATTGGTTTGTAAACTTTAATTGCCATATTTATAATTCTATTTTATCACCCGCTTGTAAAGTAACAATCGCTTTACGCCAACTCTTAGTTTTCCCGCGAGTTCGGCCATAACGTACTTGTTTGCCTCTAACGTTGATAAGATTAACTTTTTTAATTTTTACACCATAACGACCAGCGACTGCTTTTTTAATTTCATTTTTTGTCGCTTGTTTGCTAATTTCAAAAATATATTGATTATTAACTGATAAATCTGTGGCTTTTTCAGTAATAACTGGTCGAATTAAAACGCGATAAACAGGAAAATTTTTCCAATCGCTTGTTTTTTTACTGACGGTTGAAACTTTAGTTTCTTTTTTAACTTCAAGCTTAGAAACTGCTTTTTTGGTTTCAACTTGTTTTTTCTTATCTTTAGCCGATTTTTTAACTTCAACTTCTTGAGAATTAATAGCCAGTTTATCAGTTTTCTTTTTTAAAATTTTATCTAGAATTGACATATTATTTTTTAGTGGCACTTACTTTTGCCTCTTTAACTTTTGAAACTTTTTTAACAGTGGATTTAATTTCAGGCGCATTTGCTTCGCTGATATAAAGTTGTGTAATTTTTTGTATCCCCGCCACTGTAGTTAAAAAGTATTTATATTGTAAAATATCTAAAATATTTAAATTCTCAACTCGAATAATTTTAATTTTATCAATATTACGGGCTGATTTTACTAGTTCATCATTTTTATCGTCCAAAACCATTAAACAACTTGGTTGAACTTTTATTTTTTTGTTAGTAATTTTAGTTTCCTTAGTTTTGGGATCAACCTTTTTAATTTTTTTATCTTTTTCTTCTGTTGGTAAAACTTTATTTAAAATTCTAACCATGTCTTGCGTTTTTATTTTTTTTAATTCAATTTTATCTAAAACTAACATTAAGTTATTTGCCACCTTGTCAGATAAACACATCCAAATGGCTTTCTTTTTCATTTTTTGATTGATTTTCTTTTTAAAATTACGTTCTGTGGTGGGACCAAAAGTCACTCCGCCACCAATCCATAAAGGTGAGCGAGACGAACCATGTCGAGCACGACCAGTGCCTTTTTGACGCCAAGGTTTGCGACCACCACCACGCACTTCTGCTCTTTGTTTAGTGTGAGATAAATTTTGACGACGATTAGCTAGTTGAGTCACAACGGCTTGATGAATCAAACCGGAATTAATTTCAACGTCAAAAATTTTAGGCGATAATTCCTGTTGGCTAATTTCTTGACCTTGTTGATCAATAATTTGAATTTTTAAATTATTTTTAGTCATCGCCTTTTACTTCTTTTAAGCTTTTAATTAAAATTAAACCACCATTAGCCCCCGGCACAGCACCCTTTAAATATAGCCAATTCTTATCTAAATCAATTTTTACTACTTTTAAATTTTTGACCGTCACTTGTTCACCACCCATTCGACCTGCCATGCGCGTACCTTTAAAAACACGAGCAGCGTTGGTTGCCCCGATTGAACCAGGCATTCTTAATTGATCCTTGTGACCATGAGTAGCTGGATGTCCTTTAAAACCGTGGCGCTTAACGACACCTTGAAATCCTTTACCCTTTGACACGCCAGTAGTTTGGACTACATCTCCTAGATTAAAAATATTAACTTTAATTTCATCACCGCGTTTGAAATCGTGATCAATTTTATTTAAACGAAATTCTTTTAAATATCTAAAATTAGGTAAATCCTTTAAATGGCCTTGTAGTGTTTTATTAATTTTTTTCTTATTATCAAAACCCAACTGAACTCCAATATAACCATCTGGCTCTTGGCTTTTGATTTGAGTCACTTGGCAAGGTCCAGCCTCAATAATTGTCACTGGTATAACCTGACCATCTTCTTTAAATTCCTGACTCATTTTTACTTTTTTACCTAATATAAATTTCATATTTTAATAAAAAATATCCGGACTTTAAACCAGATAAGTTATCTTCGTTTCTAAAGTCTCTAATGTTATTTGATTCTGTCTTTTTTTAAATCCCCCTTAAGATTAATATATGTTTAAAAGCACTTCCATGTGGGTTACCTTTAATCAATTTTAATCTTGGTTAAATAATTACATTTTTATTTCTATATCTACTCCAGCCGGCAAATTCAAACTGGTCAAAGATTCAATCGTTTTGGCTGTCGGATTAATAATATCAATAAAACGCTTATGGGTTCTAATTTCAAATTGTTCACGACTATCTTTGTGCACAAAAGTAGAACGCAAAGTCGTGTAACGTCTTTTTTCTGTCGGCAAGGGAATGGGTCCTCTAATCTGAGCCCCGGTTCTCTGAGCAATATCAATAATCGACTTAGTTGATTGATCAATAATTTTATGATCGTAAGCCTTAATTTTAATCCTAATTTTTTGTTGTTCAGGATTTTTTGATTCGCTCTTTTTAATTTGAATCTTTGATTTTTTAGGTTCTTTCAATTCTGCTACCATGTTAATTTTTCAGAATAAAAAATAATTAGTTATAAAGCATACTCAACATCCCGATATAAATCGGGATGTTGGTATACATATTTATTTAATAATTTTAGTAACTACACCTGCTCCAACGGTTCGGCCGCCTTCGCGAATGGCAAATTTTAACTTTTCTTCCATAGCAATTGGTGCAATTAATTTAATTTTTAAGTTAACGGTATCACCCGGCATAACCATTTCTTTGCCTTCAGGAATTTCAACGTCTCCAGTTACATCGGTTGTGCGGATATAAAATTGTGGTTTGTAGCCTTTGAAAAATGGCGTATGACGACCACCTTCGTCTTTAGATAAAATATAGACTTCGGCTTCAAACTCAGTGTGAGGAGTAATTGATCCTGGTTTACAAATAATCTGACCTCTCTCAACGTCGTCCTTTTTAATACCCCTTAACAAAATACCTGCATTATCACCAGCCTGACCTTCGTCTAAAGATTTTTTAAACATTTCGATGCCAGTTACAACAGTTTTAACGGTATCGCGAATACCTACAATTTCAATTTCGTCATTTAAATTAACCTTGCCTCTTTCGATTCTACCAGTTACTACAGTCCCACGACCTTCAATTGAAAAAATGTCTTCAATTGGCATTAAAAATGGTTTTTCAATATCGCGTTGTGGATCAGGTATATATTCATCAATTTTGTTTATTAATTCCATAATGGCATCACCATATTGACCATTGGGATCTTCAATAGCTTTTAATGCTGAACCACGAACAATTGGTGTTTCGTCGCCAGGAAAATTATATTTTTTAAGTAAGTCCCTGACTTCTTCTTCAACTAAGTCAACTAATTCTGGATCTTCAACTTGATCAGTTTTGTTGATGAAAACAACCATAGCTGGTACACCAACTTGACCGGCTAATAAAATGTGTTCTCGAGTTTGTGGCATCGGACCATCAGTTGCAGAGACGACTAAAATAGCTCCGTCCATTTGAGCTGCACCAGTAATCATATTTTTAACATAGTCGGCATGTCCTGGACAATCAATGTGAGCATAATGTTTTTTTGCTGTTTCATATTCTACATGAGTTGTTGCAATTGTAATACCACGCTCTCTCTCTTCTGGAGCATTATCAATTTGATCAACTGATTTTTCTTGAGCAGTTAATCCTTTGGCGGCCAAAACTTTTAAAATTGCCGCAGTTAAAGTTGTTTTACCATGATCGACGTGACCAATGGTACCAATATTAAGATGAGGTTTATTTCTCTCAAATTTTTCTGCCATATTTTTTTATTTAATGTTAATTAAATTATTTTTTAAAAAGATATTAATTATTATATATTAAATTGAAAAATTATTCAAGTGGTTCAGGGTAATAAATTTCTTGACTGGTAATTTCAGAAAAATATTTTTCTTTAAAACTCTGACTTTTATTATTTTTATTATTTAATTCTAAATCCAACCCGTCTAAAGCTTCTTCTTCTTCCAAGGTTTTCAACAGTGCAATTTCTCTGTTTATTTTATCTAATAGTTGTTGCCTTGTCAAGTCTAAACCTGAATTATTTGGGGATAACATTTTTTTGTAAACTTCCATACCCAGAATAACACAGGCTGGCCGGTCATCTTTTAAAACAATTAATTTGTCTTGCGGTTGAATTAAATTAATAATTTCATTTATTGATGATTCTCCCATATTTTATTTTTAAATTAATTTATTTATATAATAATATTTTAAATAAAAAAGTCAAGTTAATTATTTTTTACCTTCGATAATAGCAGTCACAACATTTTGTGGAACAGGATCATAATGAGAAAATTCCATAGTATAACTGGCCCGACCCTGAGTCATAGATCTTAATTGTGTAGCATAACCAAACATTTCAGCCAAGGGTACAATACCATCAACAACCTTAGATTGACCACGATCTTTCATTTCTTTAATTTGCGCGCGTTTGGAATTTAAATCTCCAATCACATCCCCCATAAAATCTTCTGGCGTAATCACTTCGACTTTCATAATTGGTTCTAATAAAACTGGTTTAGCTTTTTTAAATCCATCATTAATGGCGCGAGAAGCAGCAATTTTGAAGGCCACCTCTGAAGAATCGACATCGTGATATGAACCATCAAAAACTGTTACTTTCACATCAACAATTTGATAACCAGCTAAAACGCCATTAGCTAATGCTTCCTTAACGCCCTTTTCAATTGCTGGTACGAATTCTTGTGGAATAGCTCCACCTTTTAATTCATTAGCAAATTCAAAACCTTGACCTCGTTCTTGTGGCTCAAGTCTTAAATAACAATGACCATACTGTCCACGACCACCAGACTGATGAACATATTTACCCTCAGCCTCAGCCATGGCTGTAATAGTTTCGCGGTAAGCTACTTGAGTTTTGCCCGTGTTAGCTTCAACTTTAAATTCGCGTCTCATCCGATCAACAATAATGTCAAGGTGTAATTCGCCCATGCCCGAAATAACAGTTTGACCAGTTTCTTCATCAATTTTAATTTTAAAAGTTGGATCTTCTTCAGCTAAACGTTGCAAGGCAACTCCCATTTTTTCTTGGTCAGCTTTAGTTTTAGGTTCAACAGCAACAGAAATAACTGGATCAGGAAAAGTAATTGATTCTAATACAATGGGTTTTTCTGGATCACACAATGTATCTCCGGTAGTAGTGTTTTTTAAACCAACTGCTGCTGCTATTTCTCCGGCAAAAATTTGATCAACTTCTTCACGATGATTAGCGTGCATTCTAACAATACGACCAATTCTTTCTTTATCGCCTGTTGTTGTATTTAAAACATATGAACCTGCCTCTAATTTTCCAGAATAAACTCGAAAAAAACTTAGCTTACCCACATATGGATCAGTGGCAATTTTAAAAGCTAAAGCACAAAAAGGTGCATCATCTTCAGTTTTTCTAATCATCTCTGATTCATCTTTAAGGTTTTTACCTTTAATATCTGGCAATTCTAGAGGATTAGGTAAATAATCAACAATAGCATCTAATAAAAATTGGACACCTTTATTTTTTAAAGCCGATCCACATAAAATGGGAATAATTTTATTTCCAATAACTGCTTTACGTAAAGTTCTTTTTAAATCTTCTATTGAAATATCTTGACCTTCTAAATATTGATTCATTAAATTTTCGTCCTGCTCAACAATGGCCTCAACCAACTTATGTCTAAATTCTTCTGCCTTTTCTTTAATGTCTTCTGGAATTTCAGTTTTTTCAATTTCTCTTCCCATTTCATCTTTATATATTTCGGCTTTCATTTCAAATAAATCCACAATACCCTGAAAAGTTTCACCGGCACCAATTGGCAATTGTACCGGATAAGCATGGGGATTTAAACGCTCATGAATAGATTTAACGTCATAGTAAAAATCTGCACCCATACGATCCATTTTATTTATAAAAGCAATTAAGGGTACGGAAAATTTTTCGGCTTGATGATAAACTGTTTCTGACTGTGGCTCAACTCCAGCTACACCATCAAAAACTAAGACGCCACCATCTAAAACCCTTAAAGATCTTTGAACTTCAACCGTAAAATCAATATGGCCGGGAGTATCAATAATATTAATTTGACATTTTTTGTCTTGTGGCTCTAGTGGCCAAAAACAGGTTGTAGCTGCAGAAGTAATTGTAATTCCTCGCTCCCTTTCTTGTTCCATCCAATCCATTTCGGCCCCACCCTCATGGGTTTCACCTATTTTATGTTTTTTGCCTGTATAATATAAAATACGTTCAGAAACGGTTGTTTTTCCAGCATCAATATGGGCAATAATTCCAATATTACGAATTTTTTCTAAAGGAAATTGTCTAAGCATGATAAATAATAAAAAATTAAAAAAATAAGTTTAAAAAATAAAATAAAAGCTATCTAGCAAAGTGCGCAAAAGCCTTATTAGCCTGAGCAGACTTAAAGACTTCTTCTTTCTTTTTAATAGCTGCCCCCTCTTCATTGGCAGCCGCCATTAATTCTGAAGCTAATTTTTCTGCCATTGGTTGCCCCTTTTTTGTTTTGGCCGCACCAATAATCCAACGCAAAGATAAAGTTAATTTACGATCGCCTCGAACTGGAAAAGGAATTTGATAGTTAGCTCCACCAACTCTTTTGGTTCTAACTTCGACATCTGGACCAACATTTTTTAAAGCTAAATCAAAAATGTCTAAAGGATTTTTGCTTGTTTTTTGACTGATAATATCAAAAGCTTGATAGATAATTTTTTGGGCTACACTTTTTTTACCCCGAGACATAATGTGATTAATTAATTTAGCGACTGTTACGCTACTAAATTTGGGATCTGGAATAATATCTCTTTTTTTAGCTTTTTTTCCTCTCATATTAGATTATTTAATTTAATAATAATTTAATTTAAATTTATTCTTCACTCTTTGCTTTGCCCTTGGTGACTTTGGCGCCCTTTTTGGCTCCATATAAACTTCGTCCTTGTTGGCGATTGGCAACACCCGTAGTATCATAAACTCCCCGCACCACATGATAACGCACACCAGGCAAATCTTTAACTCTACCACCTCGAACCAAAACCACTGAATATTCTTGTAAATTATGGCCAATACCTGGAATATAAGCTGTCACCTCTTCACCTGAAGATAATTTAACCCTGGCCACTTTACGTAAAGCTGAGTTTGGTTTTTTAGGAGTAACTGTTGTGACCTTAGTACAGACACCTCGTTGAAAAGGTGATCCTTTTGCTATTTCTTTAGTCTTACGTTTTAAAGTATTTAAACGTTTACGCAAAGCTGGCGTTTTCGGTTTTTTAGATTTTGATTTCCTACCTTTACGGACTAATTGATTAATTGTTGGCATACTATAATGATTTTAAAAATAATAAAAAAAGAATTTGTATAAATATACTACATGTAAATTTTCATGTCAAGTAAAATATGTAATTTGGTATTAAATATTAAAAATTTTTATTAATTTAAACCTTATTACAGAATAAATAAATTATGGATGATATTAATAAAAAAGTCAAATATGCCAGTTAAAATTCCGTCACCCAAAAAAACTAAAGCGATCAAAACAAAGACGCCATAGCGTTCAAAATTAATTTTAAAATCAGCCATGGAATCTGGAATAACAGCTAACAAAACTTTTGAACCATCCAGTGGCGGAATGGGAATTAAATTAAACACCATTAATAAAGTGTTGATAATTAATAATAAATATAAAAAATTAAATAAAGCATTTTCATAACCTAAGCCCAAAAATGGATAAACAAATCGCATGATTAAACCAATCAAAATTAAAAAAATTAAATTGGAAGCTGGCCCAGCTAGGGCAACTAAACTCGGACCCCATTTTTGATTTTTTAAATTGTAGGGATTAAACGGCACGGGTTTGCCCCAACCAAAACCGACAAAAAATAAAAAAATAGTTCCCGTTAAATCTAAGTGAGCTAAGGGATTTAAAGTCAAACGTCCCATATTTTTCCCAGTTGGATCGCCTAAATAAAAAGCCGCCGCCGCGTGGGCGAATTCATGTATTGTGATGGCTAATAAAATCGCCACTATCCACATCACAAACATTAATGGATTGGATAACAAACTACTGATTAACATATATTTTATTTTAACATAAAATTCTAAAATTACAAATTCGCAATCCTAAATCCGAAATAAATTTTAAATTAAAAATTTTAAAATCCAAAATTAAATACAAGCATTTGTTGTATTACGAAGGTACTAAGTTATTGACAAAAAAACCATTACAAATTAAGATGTCTATATTGTACATCAACAATTTAACTTCGAAAATCAAACAAAAAACGTGTTCCCTAAAAACAAGGAGGAAAAATGTTATACAGAATCCCAATCATTAAGAGATCTATGCAAATTGGTCAGGGATCGAATGTAAAATGTCGTCACATCGACCAGGTTGGTATCTTTGTCTGTTATGATACAGAGAATCAACTTAATTTGGAAATCATCCGATACCACCTACCGGCTAAAACAAGAGGATTCCGTCTTGTTGAGGCTGATAACCCCAAGGAGGCGTTGGAAAAATTTTTCAATGAACAAGAAGGGGCTAAGATCGGTGGTGAGGGAGAAGAAAACAAAGCCCTATGGATTAATAGGGAAATTCCCATCCAAGAACTTCCCTCTTGTAAGTTATTACACAAAAACAAGAAGGGAGAATTCATCTGTGGAGAGCCCACAGAAGATGGATCAGGAGAAATCGGTATGTGCATACTAGAAGGAGATGATCCTCCTTCTTTTTGCCCCTTGTCTCCTTTCTTCGATCGGCTTTCCAAATTGGAGTTATCCGAATTAGAAAGGGGTGAAGGAAAAATACCAACAGAAACAATCCAAGGGGGTTACCGACTCGTTAGACCTAAAGATATTATGACAACTTCACTCGCGTAAGCGTGTAAAAAATAAGGCCGGCATCCGTCGGCCCTTTTTATTATTTAAAAATTAATTTTTAAATTACCTAAATCTAAATGTTTATTTTAAAACCAACACCTAATGTGCTTAACCCTGGATCCCGCATCAAGTGCGGGATGACGAACGCGTCATTCCCGGCTTAACCGGGAATCCAGTGTTAATCGCTTTTAACTTCTCTCTAAAAAATCTTTTAAATTTAACAAAGCTTATTCTAAAAAATAAGAATCCCCATATTAATTCTAGATCCCCAATCAAGTTGAGGATGACACAAAACCCTGGATCCCGCATCAAGTGTGGGATGACGATTGAAGTTGTTTTTCTATTTTTATGTTTTTATGTTCTTTTGTCCTTTTGTTTAAATGTTTAAATGTTTATATGTACGGCTCTTGATTAAAATTTAAATCTACGCTATAATATTTTCATAAATAATAATCTTATATAAATTATATGTCCAGACAATGTGATGTATGTGGTCGCACGGCTCTACGCGGTAATATCCGCAGTCATGCTAATAACAAAACTAAACACCGTCAACATTTAAATTTACAAAGCAAAACTCTTGACGGCAAAAAAGTTAAAATCTGCACCAAGTGCATCAAAACCTTAAATAAAAATAAATAAGTTTATGAAAAACAAATTTATTTTGTTTTCACTTTTAATTGGCAGTCTGTTTTTTTTAAGCGCTTGTGGCCAATCGTCCAATTCAAAACAAAAAGTGATTTTTTATAAAGACGATCACAAAGTTGTTACTATTCAAACTGAGGTTGTTGATACTCCAGAAAAACAAACTCAAGGTTTAATGTACCGCCAAGAATTGAAAGATGACGAGGGCATGCTATTTGTTTTTGAAAATACCGACATCCGTAGCTTTTGGATGAAAAATATGAATTTCTCAATTGACATTATTTATATTGATGAAAATTTTAAAGTTGTTTCTATTATTAAAGAAGCTCCACCCTGCACTCACAAACCATGTGGTAGTTATAATTCTTTACAACCCGCTCAATACGTAGTTGAAGTTCCAGCTGGTTTTAGTGATAGATATAAAATTGATAATCAATCGACGTTTATTAAAATTAAATAATTGTTATTCTAATCAATAAAGAACAACTTAGTTCTTTATTTTGTTCTTTAAAAGGAGGTCTATTATTTGTTCAACAAAACAAGGTCAAAAATTTTTAACATACCAACTTTGTGCTGGTGTAAAATCTGATCTCGTAGCTACTGCTTTTGGAAAATTCAACGTCGTAGAAAAGG
The Patescibacteria group bacterium DNA segment above includes these coding regions:
- the fusA gene encoding elongation factor G, translated to MLRQFPLEKIRNIGIIAHIDAGKTTVSERILYYTGKKHKIGETHEGGAEMDWMEQERERGITITSAATTCFWPLEPQDKKCQINIIDTPGHIDFTVEVQRSLRVLDGGVLVFDGVAGVEPQSETVYHQAEKFSVPLIAFINKMDRMGADFYYDVKSIHERLNPHAYPVQLPIGAGETFQGIVDLFEMKAEIYKDEMGREIEKTEIPEDIKEKAEEFRHKLVEAIVEQDENLMNQYLEGQDISIEDLKRTLRKAVIGNKIIPILCGSALKNKGVQFLLDAIVDYLPNPLELPDIKGKNLKDESEMIRKTEDDAPFCALAFKIATDPYVGKLSFFRVYSGKLEAGSYVLNTTTGDKERIGRIVRMHANHREEVDQIFAGEIAAAVGLKNTTTGDTLCDPEKPIVLESITFPDPVISVAVEPKTKADQEKMGVALQRLAEEDPTFKIKIDEETGQTVISGMGELHLDIIVDRMRREFKVEANTGKTQVAYRETITAMAEAEGKYVHQSGGRGQYGHCYLRLEPQERGQGFEFANELKGGAIPQEFVPAIEKGVKEALANGVLAGYQIVDVKVTVFDGSYHDVDSSEVAFKIAASRAINDGFKKAKPVLLEPIMKVEVITPEDFMGDVIGDLNSKRAQIKEMKDRGQSKVVDGIVPLAEMFGYATQLRSMTQGRASYTMEFSHYDPVPQNVVTAIIEGKK
- the rpsG gene encoding 30S ribosomal protein S7, with product MRGKKAKKRDIIPDPKFSSVTVAKLINHIMSRGKKSVAQKIIYQAFDIISQKTSKNPLDIFDLALKNVGPDVEVRTKRVGGANYQIPFPVRGDRKLTLSLRWIIGAAKTKKGQPMAEKLASELMAAANEEGAAIKKKEEVFKSAQANKAFAHFAR
- the rpsL gene encoding 30S ribosomal protein S12; translated protein: MPTINQLVRKGRKSKSKKPKTPALRKRLNTLKRKTKEIAKGSPFQRGVCTKVTTVTPKKPNSALRKVARVKLSSGEEVTAYIPGIGHNLQEYSVVLVRGGRVKDLPGVRYHVVRGVYDTTGVANRQQGRSLYGAKKGAKVTKGKAKSEE
- a CDS encoding site-2 protease family protein, with product MLISSLLSNPLMFVMWIVAILLAITIHEFAHAAAAFYLGDPTGKNMGRLTLNPLAHLDLTGTIFLFFVGFGWGKPVPFNPYNLKNQKWGPSLVALAGPASNLIFLILIGLIMRFVYPFLGLGYENALFNFLYLLLIINTLLMVFNLIPIPPLDGSKVLLAVIPDSMADFKINFERYGVFVLIALVFLGDGILTGIFDFFINIIHNLFIL
- the rpmB gene encoding 50S ribosomal protein L28, encoding MSRQCDVCGRTALRGNIRSHANNKTKHRQHLNLQSKTLDGKKVKICTKCIKTLNKNK
- a CDS encoding DUF192 domain-containing protein gives rise to the protein MKNKFILFSLLIGSLFFLSACGQSSNSKQKVIFYKDDHKVVTIQTEVVDTPEKQTQGLMYRQELKDDEGMLFVFENTDIRSFWMKNMNFSIDIIYIDENFKVVSIIKEAPPCTHKPCGSYNSLQPAQYVVEVPAGFSDRYKIDNQSTFIKIK